TAGTGAAGCGATAATGTTCGTTTTAATGGCTATATGTAATGAGGGAGATAATGTATTAATACCCGAACCATTTTATTCGAACTATACAAGTTTCTGTCAATTTGCAGGGGCAGAGGTATTACCTATAGAGACAACTATAGAAACAAGTTTTCACCTTCCATCAAAAGCAAAAATTGAATCTTTAATAAATGAAAGAACAAGGGCAATAATGCTTTCGAATCCTGTAAATCCAACAGGAACAGTTTATACTAAAGAAGAGATTGAAATGATAGCAGAGATTGCAAAAGAAAAGGATTTGTATATTATAGCGGATGAAGTGTACAGACAATTTGTATATGATGATATTCCTTATACATCATTTATGCAACTAGAGGATGTAGAAGATAGAGTTATATTAGTAGATAGTATATCTAAACACTATAGTGCTTGTGGGGCTAGAATAGGTCTTATTGCAAGTAAAAATAAAGAACTTATGAGCTGTATAATGAAGTTTAGTCAAGCTAGACTTTGTGTTTCAACAATAGAGCAACATGCAGCAGCAAATTTAATAAATACGATGGATAACTATTTAGAAGATGTAAGAATAAAATATCAAAATAGAAGAGATTTATTATTCTCGTATCTAAATAGAATTCCAGGGGTTGTATGCTATAAACCTCATGGAGCATTCTATGCTTTTGCAAAACTACCAATAGATAATGCAGAGAAGTTTGCGAAATGGTTATTGACAGATTACTCTTATGAAAATCAGACATTACTGCTAGCTCCAGGTCCAGGGTTCTATCAAACTTCTGGAAAAGGAGAGAACGAAGTGAGATTCTCATTCTGTACAAGTGTTGACGATATAGAAAATTCAATGATAATACTTAGAAGAGCTTTAGAAGAATATAATAAAATTAAGTAATATAAAAGAGAGGGATTGATTAAATCAATCCCTCTTTGTTTAATATATTATTAATCATTTTTTTAGCGTCATTAACTGCTGCAACAACGGTTTTAGGACCAGTGACAACATCTCCACAAGAGAAAACATTATCTAGAGTTGTTTCAAAATTATCAGAAACAACAACAGTTCCCCATTTTTCAGTGCTAATTCTATCCTCAGATGAAACTATATTTTTCTTAGGACCTTGGCTGACAGCAACAATAACTGAACTGTATTTAACAGCGATATCGCTATCTTCTAAAGTAATAAGTTTTTTTCTTCCAGATTCGTCAGTCAGTGATTCAGTTCTTAAGAAAATCATTTTATCATCTAAAATCTCTTTTGGAGCGTAATAGAATTTAAATTCTACACCATCCTCTTTTGCTTCGGCTATTTCAACTTTAGTAGCAGGCATATCCTCTTCTCCACGTCTATACATAACAGTCACAGAGCTTCCCAGCCTTTTAGCAACTCTTGCAGCATCCATAGCAACATTTCCACCACCAATAACTAAAACATTGTCACCTAAGCTGTATGATTCAGGAGATACAAGATAGTTTATAGCGTAGTGAACATTACCTTTTGTTTCTCCTTTGATATCCATTGGTTTTGGATTCCAAACTCCTGTAGTAATAATAATATATTTGAATCCATCATCTTTTAAGTTTTGAATACTATGTGTTGGACCAACAAGAGTATTATATTTTATTTTTACTCCAAGGCTTAACAGATATTTTTCAAAAGTATCAGTTAAATCTCTAGAAAGTCTAAATTCAGGAATTCCATATCTTAAAACTCCACCAAGCTTAGAGAATGCTTCAAAAATAGTTACTTTAAACCCCTCTTTAGCTAAAAGAATAGCAGATGTGATACCAGCAGGTCCACCACCGATAATAGCGACATCAATATTATTGTTTTCTTTTTTATCTAAAGGAAGAGTTGAAAGATACTTTGTAGATATCTCTTTTTCAATCAATGGGAACTCAACAGGAGTCTCTTTGATTCCTTTTATACAATGACCTTTACATTGCTCTTCATGAGGGCAAACTATAGAACAAAATATAGAAAGTGGGTTGTTTAAAAATAAAGCCTCCCCAGCTTCAGCTATTTTATTTTCTTTAAACAGATTTATAATGTTAGGAATATCTGTTGATATAGGGCAGTGTATTTTACAAAGTGGTTTTTTGCAGTTTAAGCAACGATTTGCTTCATGTATTAAATCTATATTCAAAATAATCACCTCTTTAAAAAATGGCTGAGAAAAACTTCTCAGCCTCTAGAAATATATTATAATGCTTTTTTAAGAATTTCTCTACTAATTTCTAAAGTTAAATCTCCAGTTTCAGAAAGAGCAGTTCTATTATTATTGTTTAAAGCTTCGATTAGATCTTCAATTCTCTCTGCTGTTATATCATAGTCAGAAAGATGAGTTTTAACCCCTAAATCCTCAAAGAAAGCACGAGTTTTTTGAATCGCCAACTCTATTTTTAGATTTTCATCTGCTTCAGTTATATCCCAAACACGCTCAGCATATTGGATTAATTTAGCTCTCTTTTTATCTTTTCTAATCTCCCAGATAGCAGGTTGTAGAATAGCAAGAGTTTTAGCGTGATCTATTCCAAACATAGCCGTAACTTCATGACCAATCATGTGAGTAGTCCAGTCTTGTGGAACTCCAGCACCGATAAGACCATTTAAAGCCATAGTAGCACACCAAACGAGATTTGCTCTAGCGTCATAATTTGTAGGCTCATCAATTGTTGTTTTACCAATCTCTATTAAAGTTTTTAAAATCCCTTCAGCAGTTCTATCTTGGAATCTTGCATCTACAGGATATGTAACGTATTGTTCAACTGTATGAATAAAAGTATCTATTATTCCGTTGGCAACTTGTGTAGTTGGAAGAGTAAAAGTTAAAGTTGGATCTAGTATAGAGAACTTAGGGAAAGTAAACATACTAAATACAGGAACCTTTAAATTTTTATGACTGATAACAGCACCGTTATTCATCTCTGATCCAGTAGCTGGAAGAGTTACAACAGTTCCCATTGGAATAGCACTGTCAACAGGAGCTAAGTCAAACTCTGGAGTAAGTAAGTCTAAGCAATCTCCTTCGTATCTAGAAGCTAAAGCTATAAACTTAGTTCCGTCCATAACAGAACCACCACCTACAGCAAGAAGAAAATCTACATTTTCATCTTTTGCAATTTGTACAGCCTTCATAAGTGTGCTATATTGAGGATTTGGTTCAATACCACCAAATTGAAATATCTCTCTACCAGGAAGATTTTGAATAACCTTATCCAAAGTTCCAAACTTATTAACCGAACCTCCACCATAAGTAATCAAAACTTTTGCATCCGCAGGAACTAAACTATTTAATTGATCTAAAGTATCTTTTCCAAAAACAATGTGTGTTGGATTATAAAAATTAAAATTTAACATAAAATCAACCTCCTATTTGTAATTAGTCAGATTATAAACCTTAGAGATGACTCTAAGTCAACAATTTTATTCACAACAAATAGAATTATTTTCGTACCATGCAATTTTAGCATCTAATTTTCTAAGATTACTATTTAAATCTTCTATTTGTTCTAAGATTTTTTTTCTATGTTCAAGAAGAATAGTTTTTCTTTCCTCTTTAGTATGATCTCCTTTTAAACTTAAATCGACAATAGCTCTAATATCTTCAATTGTCATTCCAGTATTTTTTAAACATTTTATGATTTCAATCCAAAAAACATCATCTTCAGTAAACTCTCTAATACCATTTTTATTTCTAGCAACAAAAGGCATTAATCCACATTTATCATAGTATCTAATTGTGTAAGATGAAAGTCCTACCATTTCAGATACATTTTTTATAGTATACATAAATTTCTCCTTTAAACAGTAGATTCAAAAAACAGCTAAGATTTCTCTTAGCTGTTTTGTTACATTGTAATTTGATATTTAGCAATCTCTTCACTTAAAGCTTCTAGATTCACAGCAGGAATAGTAACATCTTCTCCGTTTATAAGAAGAGTTAATTCCGCATTTCCTTTTACTTTAGAGTATCTAGAGAAAAGATTTAAAGCAAAATCGATTTGCTCTTTAGAAAGATCTCCAAATCCAACCATGTGTGGACCAGGAACTTCTTTTCCTCTAATGAATAGAGAACCATAAGATTTAAATTCATTTATTTTAATGTTATCATCTTGTTCTCTTCCAACGATTAAGTATTTTCCTTTTTCAAATCTGAAGAATCTTCCAATCTTTAAAAGATGGAATAGATTAGAGTGTTCATCTTCTAAAAGGCCATCCTCTTCTAAAATACGTAATCTTTTTGAGTAACCAGGGTCAGTTAAAAGACATCCACCACCAGGTGTTGGATAATCAACAATTCCAAATTTATCCATTAACTCCATTTGAGTTTTTCTACTTCTTCCTTGAATATCAAGAAGTTTTTCTCTATCAACCCATCCTAATTTTTCAGGCTCACTTTCTGGTAAAAGCTTAGCTGATAATGGTCTTACAATAAGATTTTCAAGTCCAGGTGACATAGCCTTAACTTTTTCTAATGCTTGGTAGTTTTGTGACATAGGTCTTTGTCCAAGAACTTCACCAGAAATTATGAAAGAAGCACCGAACTTCTCCATAAGATCTCCAGCTGTTTTAAACATAAGAGCGTGACAATCAATACAAGGATTCATATTTTTTCCACGTCCATGCACAGGATTTTTTAAGATTTCAGTATGAGCGCTAGTAAAGTTAACATACTCAAGTTGAACTCCAAGTTGCTTGGCCATATTTTCAGCCTTTTCATTTTTTCCACCAAAGAAGTGTGAAACAAAGTTAAGAGCGATTACTTCTATACCTTGATCTTTTATAATTTTTATTGCTAGAGCACTATCAAGTCCTCCAGAAAAAAGTGCCAATGCTTTCATTTATTAACCTCCATTAATTATTCGTGGTCAATATCTAAAAAAGTATTTTGTTTCAAATCATTTTTCCCGTCGTATAGGAAGTTGATATTTTTAGGAACAGATGTAAATACATTTCTACTAATTGGAATCCATTTAGCTTCTTTTATATTTATAGCACCACTTAAGAAATCAAGAATTCTTTGGGCATCTTTTCCATTTACATTTTCTAGATTTAGTGTAACCACTTTATCATTTTTTATATAATCTGCAATTTTTCTACATTCTGCAAAACTTTTAGGGTTTACGAATATAGTTTGACAATCCTCTTGAACTGTATTGTTAATAGGTGTTTTAATCTCAGCTCTAGGAACCGTATTATTAGTGAAAGGAGGAAGAATATCCTCTTTAGAATTACTAGCAGCAGTAAATCTAGGAACAGGAATAGATTCATTTTCCTCTTCGTACTCTTCGTACCCTTCCTCTTCAGGATCGAAAGTAAGTCCAACACTATCAGTAAAATCTTTAAAAGCATTTTTAAATTTAGTAATTTTCATTGAAACCTCCACAAATTATTCAAATATTTTACTACCTACTCTTATTAGAGTAGCTCCTTCTTCAAGAGCGATTTTATAGTCATTACTCATTCCCATAGAAAGTTCAGATAAGCTATTATTGAAGTAAAGAGTGTTCATCTCCTCTTTTAATTCTCTTAACTTTCTGAAACCTGCTCTTATTAATTCCTCATTATCAGTATATGGAGCCATAGTCATAAATCCTTTAATATTTACATTTTCTAACTCTAATAAGTCTGGAATATCATTTAAAAAGTCAGTATATTGATATCCCTCTTTACTTTCCTCTTCAAATAAGTTTATTTCGATAAGAACATCAATTGTTCTATTGTGCTCTTTAGCTCTTTTATTTATCTCTTGAGCAAGGGATAATTTATTGACAGAATGAATCATGTCAATGAATGAAGCTATATATTTCACTTTATTTTTTTGAAGATTACCTATAAAGTGCCACTTATGTTCTATAGAAAAATCACAAAGTTCTTCATATTTTTTAGTTAATACTTGAACTTTATTTTCACCTAAAGTTCTACCACCATTAGAAAGAACCTCTTTTATAATTTCAGTATCAACATATTTTGTTACAGCAATTAAATTTACCTTTTCAGGATAAGGTGAATGTTTATTGATGTCTATTAAAATTTCATTTATATTTTCTGAAATTCCCACAATCTCCTCCTAATAACTAAATAAATTTGTCAAAGACATCGTTGGCCATAAGGACACCTTTTTGAGATAGTGTATAGTTAGAATTGTTTTTAACTAAAAATCCATCTTTAACTAGCTCATCACAAAGATCAATATATTTACCTCTAGGAGTTATTCCATCTGGAATAATTCTTAGTCCTAATATATATTCATAAATCTCTTTTTCGTCATCGTTGACAAATTCTTCTTCTAAGATTGGTTTTACATTATCTAATATTTTACCATAATATTCAGGAAACTTTAAGACATTTTTATATCTAACGTTTTCGAAATATCCAGAAGCACCAATACCAATACCTAGATACTCCTCATTTTTCCAGTACTTTGTATTATGTATAGCTCTTTTTCCTGGTAGAGAAAAATTTGAAATTTCATAGTGGATATAACCATTTTTTTGAGCACTATCTATGATTAACTCATACATAGAAGCTTCTAAATCATTTTCAGTTTCTTTATATACACCAGCTTCGAGCTTTGCAAAAAAATCTGTACCCTCTTCCCAAATCAAAGAGTATATAGAAAAGTGCTCAGGTTTTAAAGAGAAAAGATGATTTAAATCATCTTTTAAATCATCTATACTTTGGTTAGGAAGTGAAAACATCAAATCCAAACTGATGTTTTCAAATCCAGCTTTTCTAGCTAAAAAGAAAGCTTCCTCTCCTTGAGAAGAGGAGTGTAATCTACCAAGCATTTTAAGTTTTTCATCGTTAAAACTCTGAATACCAATACTAACTCTGTTTATTCCGGCATCTTTAAAAAGTTTAAACTTTTCAAAATCGACAGTTTTAGGATTTACTTCTAGGGTAACTTCAGCACCCTCTTTTATGTCTAAATTAGATAAAATTCTTTTAACTTGTTCAGGAGTTAAAAGAGATGGAGTTCCACCACCAAAATAAACAGTTTCAAGAGGGAATTTTGGATACATATTGATTTCTGAAATAATTGCATCTACATATTTCTCTCTTTCTTCAACAGTAGATTTAAAAGATAGAAAGTCACAGTAGTTACATTTATTTAAACAAAAAGGAATATGTATATACATTCCACTAAGCATAATTCCTCCAAGGCTTTTTAATCAACAAAAGCTTCAAAAGACTTCATAGCTTTTGCTAATTTTTCATCAGCATCTTTTTCTGTTGTTCCAACAACACAGAAATAATATTTTATTTTTGGTTCAGTTCCAGAAGGTCTAGCAGTGATGTATGTATTGTCCTCTAATACAAATTGGATAACATCAGATTTAGGTAATCCGTTATATCCAGTATTAAAATCTCTTTTTGAAATAACATTTTGACCAATTAAAGAGTCCGTTACATTCTCTCTTAAACTGCTCATTATTTTAGAAATTGCTTCAACACCATCTTTTCCTTTTTTAGTAACAGCTATAATCCCTTCTCTATAGTAACCAAATTTATCATATAATTTTTTTAACTCTTTAGGTATTGATGATCCAACGCTAGCGTAGTAAGCTGCCATTTCAGCAATTAATAAAGTTGCTACAACCGCATCTTTATCTCTAGCATGAGTTCCAACAAGATATCCGTATGATTCTTCGAATCCCATAAGGAATGTTGCATCATATTTCCCCTCTTCGAACTCTCTAATTTTTTCACCAATAAATTTAAATCCTGTTAAAGTTCTAAATATTTCAACACCTTTTTCTTTAGCAACTGCATCTAGCATAGGTGTAGAAACTACAGTAGAAATTACAGCGCCATTTTTAGGGATATCTTTCTTATTTTCTAAGATATAGTTCATAAGTAAAAGTCCAATTTGGTTTCCATTTGGATATAACCAAGTTCCACATTCATCTTTAACAGCAACTCCGATTCTATCAGCATCAGGATCGTTTGCCATACAAAGCTTAGCTCCAACTTTATCAGCTAATTCAGTACTTAACTTAAACACTGCAGGATCTTCAGGATTTGCATATGAACAAGTTGGGAAGTTTCCATCTGGTTGCTCTTGTTCAGCAACTATGTATATTGAGTTAAATCCAGTTTCAGAGAATACTCTTTTAACAGGTCTTCCTCCAGTTCCGTGTAAAGGAGAGTAAACAATTTTAAAATCCTCTTTTCCTGGAATTTCGTGATGGATAATTTGTTTTTTAACAGCTTCTATAAATTTTGTATCCATATCTTCAGAGATATATTCTAAAAGACCAGCTTCAATAGCAGTATCTTTATCAATAAGTTTTATGTCCTCAAATGAATTTACATTGTTAACATTAGTAACAACACCAGTGGCTTGTGGATCAATAATTTGACAACCATCGTTCCAATAAACTTTATATCCGTTGTATTCTTGAGGATTATGAGATGCTGTAACAACAATACCAGCAATACATTTAAGTTCTCTTACTGCGAAAGAAAGCTCAGGTGTTGATCTTAAAGATTTGAATAGATAAGCTTTGATTCCATTTCCAGCTAAAACAAGAGCAGAGTTTAAAGCATATTCTTCAGATCCAATTCTACAGTCGTAAGCAATTGCTACTCCCATCTTTTTTCCTGTTTCACCAGAAGCTTCTAAGATATAATTAGCAAGACCTTGAGTAGCTTTTCTAATAGTATATTTATTGATTCTATTGATACCTACTCCTCTAACTCCTCTCATTCCTCCAGTTCCAAAAGAAAGATTTGTGTAGAATCTATCTTCAATCTCTTTTTCATTATCTTTAATACTCTCTAAATCTTTTCTATCCTCTAAATCAATATAATCTGAAGTTAACCAGTTGTTGTAATTTTCAAGTGTAAATTTATCCATTTTAAAATCCTCCCCTTTATATTATATGTCCCCCATATTAGAGTTTAAGTTTTCACTAATAGGTTCTTTTTTATTTGCAATAATAACCTCTGTTGTTAATATTAAAGCTGCAATAGATGTCGCATTTTGCAGAGCTGAACGTGTAACTTTTGTAGGGTCAATAATTCCGTTCTCAATCATGTGAACATATTCTTCTGTAGCTGCATTAAGACCATAACCGTCGGCTAAGTTTTTAACCTTTTCTAAAACAACTCCACCGTCTAAACCAGCGTTGATAGCAATCTGTTTTAGGGGAGAAGTTAAAGATCTTTTTAAAATATTAGCACCAATCCCCTCTTCGCCATCTAAAATAAAATCTTCCATTTGGTTAGCAATTTCAGCAAGAGCTACTCCACCTCCAGGAACAACACCCTCTTCAATAGCAGCTCTAGTTGCATTTAAAGCATCCTCTATTCTAAGTTTTTTCTCTTTCATTTCAACTTCAGTTGCAGCTCCAACTTTAATAATAGCTACTCCACCAGAAAGTTTAGCTAATCTTTCTTGTAGTTTTTCTCTATCATACTCTGAATCTGTCAAAGAGAGTTGATTTTTGATATGTAATATTCGACTATCTAATTGCTCTTCATTACTGAATCCATCAATGATAACAGTAGAATCTTTAGTAACTTTTATTTTTTTTGCTCTTCCAAGTTGAGTAAGGTCAGTTTCCTCTATTTTCATTCCTTTATCTTCAGAAACAACCGTTCCACCAGTAAGAATAGCAATGTCTTCTAGCATAGCTTTTCTTCTATCTCCAAACGCAGGAGCTTTAACTCCAGTAACATTAAGAGTTCCTCTAATTTTATTTAAAACTAAAGTAGCTAGAGCTTCACCATCTAAATCGTCAGCTATAATAAGTAGAGGTTTAGATGTCTGAACTGTTTTTTCTAAAAGAGGTAATAACTCTTTCATAGTAGATATTTTTTTGTCTGTTATTAAAATAAATGGGTTTTCTAAGATAGCTTCCATTCTTTCAGAGTTAGTAACCATATAAGGAGAAAGATAACCTTTTTCAAACTCCATACCTTCAACAACATCTAAAGACGTTTCTAAAGAACGTGCTTCTTCAACACTGATTACCCCACTTTCACCAACTTTATCCATAGCTTTAGCGATAAGAGACCCGATCTCACTATCTCCTGCAGAGATGGATGCAACTTGAGATATTTCGCTGTTAGATTGAACTTTTTTTGATTTTTCTAAAAGTAATTCAATAGCTTTTTTAGTAGCTTTCTCAATTCCTTTTTTTACAAAAATAGGATTAGCTCCAGCAGAAACCATTTTAAGTCCTTCTTTTACGATGGCTTGAGCTAAGATTGTTGCTGTAGTAGTTCCGTCTCCAGCAACATCATTAGCTTTAGTAGCAACCTCTTTTATAAGTTGTGCTCCCATATTTTCGAAAGGATCTTCTAATTCAATTTCCTTCGCAATAGAAACACCATCATTTGTAATAAGAGGAGGTCCATATGCTTTTTCTAAAACAACATTTCTTCCTCTAGGTCCTAAAGTGATTTTAACAGCATCAGCTAAAATATTAACTCCATTTTCTAATTTTTTTCTTGCATCAGCATTAAATTTTAATAATTTAGCCATGATAAAAATCCTCCGTTAAAACTTGATTTCCTCTTTTAAATATTTTATAAGGTCATCTTTTGTTTCTTCATTTCTAAGTCCAAATTCAATGTTGGCTTTTAAAAGACCTATTTTGTTTCCAATATCGTATCTTTTTCCTTCAAAATTATATGCAACAACCTTTTTATTGTCATTTAACATTTGTAAAATAGCATCTGTTAATTGAATCTCTCCACCTTTTCCAGGAGTAGTAGTTTCTAGATATTTAAATATCTCACCATCTAAAAGATATCTTCCAAGACAAGCAAGGTTTGATGGAGCTTCTTCTAGTGATGGTTTTTCAATAAAGTCAACCATTTCTACAGTATTTTCATCTAAAGTTGCAGATGGTTTAACGATTCCATATTTAGAAACATCTTTGTTTTCAACTTCTTGAACTCCAATTACGCTACTTCCATATTTTTCGTAGACATCAATTAGTTGCTTAGCTACAGGTGCGTCAGGATTATAAACGATATCATCTCCAAGAGCGATAACAAATGGGTCATCTCCAATAAATGATTTAGCTTTTAAAATAGCATGTCCAAGACCTAAAGGATGGTTTTGTCTAACATAATAGATATTTGCCATACTTGAGATATCATCAATTTTTTTTAGAAGATCAAATTTTCCATCTCTTTCTAAAGTATTTTCTAATTCAAAAGAGAAATCAAAGTGATCTTCGATAGAGTTTTTGTTTCTTCCAGTAACAATTACAATGTCGGTAATTCCAGACTCTACAAGTTCCTCGACAATGTATTGAAGAGATGGCTTGTCAACTATAACAAGCATCTCTTTTGGTTGGGCTTTTGTTGCAGGTAAAACTCTAGTCCCTAATCCCGCTGCAGGTATAACAGCTTTTGTAACTTTTTTCATAGATAAATCCCCCTAAAAATTATTTTATTTTAGCTCCAACTTTAACAGTTGAGTCTACTTCAACAAGTTTTAATCTTTTCTTTTCAGTAGAGCTTAAAAGCATTCCTTGAGAAAGAACCCCTCTTAAATTAACCGGTGGAAGGTTTAAAATAGCTAAAACTTTCTTTCCAACAAGTTCAGAAGGTGTTGGATAGTATTTTGCAATTCCAGAAACAATTTGTCTAACTTCGTTAGCAGTTTTTACTTTGAATTTAAGAAGCTTATCAGCACCTTCGATGTTACTAGCTTCTAATATTTCAACTACTTGGATATCTACTTTATCGAAATCAGCAATTTCGATTGGGTTTTCAATTTTTAAGTCTTCATTTATAGCAAGAGGATCTTTTTTAGCCTCTTTCTTTTCAACTTCAAGTCTAGGGAATATAGGTTCAGCAGTACCTAAAACATGACCTTCAGAGAATAAATTCCATCCGTTTACAGAATCTAAATTAGCATCTAAGATGTTAGTGTTAACACCAAGCTGATTCCAAATCTTTTGTGATGCAGTTGGCATATATGGAGCTGTTAAAATAGCAACTTTGTATAATGATTGAACTAAGAAGTTCATAACAGTTGCAAGTCTCTCTTTTTTAGCTTCATCTTTTATAAGAAGCCAAGGAGCAGTTTCATCAACATATTTATTCATTCTAGAGATAAATTTCCAGATAGCTTCTAAAGCTCTAGAGAATTCAACTCTATTTATATGATAATCTACAGCTGAAATTGTTTCATCCCAAAGAGTTTTAACAGTTTCATCAATCTCTTCAAGAACCTCTCCTTTTGTAATAACTCCATTGAAGTATTTACCGTACATTCCAAGAGTTCTATTTAAAAGATTTCCAAGGTCGTTAGCAAGGTCAGAGTTAATTCTTGTAACGATAGATGGAGTTGAATAATCTCCGTCATTTCCGAAATTAACTTCTCTCATTAAACAGTATCTAAAAGCGTCAACACCATATTTTGCAATTTCATCTAATGGAGCTACTACGTTTCCTTTAGATTTTGACATTTTTTCACCTTCAGAAGTCCACCATCCGTGAGCAACTATTTTATCTGGAAGTTTTACTCCAGCAGAAAGTAACATACAAGGCCAAATAATAGCATGGAATC
The window above is part of the Cetobacterium sp. ZOR0034 genome. Proteins encoded here:
- the groL gene encoding chaperonin GroEL (60 kDa chaperone family; promotes refolding of misfolded polypeptides especially under stressful conditions; forms two stacked rings of heptamers to form a barrel-shaped 14mer; ends can be capped by GroES; misfolded proteins enter the barrel where they are refolded when GroES binds), with amino-acid sequence MAKLLKFNADARKKLENGVNILADAVKITLGPRGRNVVLEKAYGPPLITNDGVSIAKEIELEDPFENMGAQLIKEVATKANDVAGDGTTTATILAQAIVKEGLKMVSAGANPIFVKKGIEKATKKAIELLLEKSKKVQSNSEISQVASISAGDSEIGSLIAKAMDKVGESGVISVEEARSLETSLDVVEGMEFEKGYLSPYMVTNSERMEAILENPFILITDKKISTMKELLPLLEKTVQTSKPLLIIADDLDGEALATLVLNKIRGTLNVTGVKAPAFGDRRKAMLEDIAILTGGTVVSEDKGMKIEETDLTQLGRAKKIKVTKDSTVIIDGFSNEEQLDSRILHIKNQLSLTDSEYDREKLQERLAKLSGGVAIIKVGAATEVEMKEKKLRIEDALNATRAAIEEGVVPGGGVALAEIANQMEDFILDGEEGIGANILKRSLTSPLKQIAINAGLDGGVVLEKVKNLADGYGLNAATEEYVHMIENGIIDPTKVTRSALQNATSIAALILTTEVIIANKKEPISENLNSNMGDI
- the galU gene encoding UTP--glucose-1-phosphate uridylyltransferase GalU translates to MKKVTKAVIPAAGLGTRVLPATKAQPKEMLVIVDKPSLQYIVEELVESGITDIVIVTGRNKNSIEDHFDFSFELENTLERDGKFDLLKKIDDISSMANIYYVRQNHPLGLGHAILKAKSFIGDDPFVIALGDDIVYNPDAPVAKQLIDVYEKYGSSVIGVQEVENKDVSKYGIVKPSATLDENTVEMVDFIEKPSLEEAPSNLACLGRYLLDGEIFKYLETTTPGKGGEIQLTDAILQMLNDNKKVVAYNFEGKRYDIGNKIGLLKANIEFGLRNEETKDDLIKYLKEEIKF
- the metG gene encoding methionine--tRNA ligase, which codes for MSKNFYVTTPIYYVNGDPHVGSAYTTIAADVLARYKKSKGFDVFFLTGTDEHGQKVEEAAKMRDLTPQAWTDSMAPRFIDMWKALDINYTDFIRTTEPRHKDAVKKILKTVHDKGDIYKGEYEGKYCVSCETFVPENQIVNGNHCPDCGKELRTVKEESYFFKMSKYQDALLDHIEKHPDFILPHSRKNEVVSFIKQGLQDLSISRNTFEWGIPIEFAPGHITYVWFDALTNYLTAVGYENSAELFDKFWNNGEVVHLLGKDILRFHAIIWPCMLLSAGVKLPDKIVAHGWWTSEGEKMSKSKGNVVAPLDEIAKYGVDAFRYCLMREVNFGNDGDYSTPSIVTRINSDLANDLGNLLNRTLGMYGKYFNGVITKGEVLEEIDETVKTLWDETISAVDYHINRVEFSRALEAIWKFISRMNKYVDETAPWLLIKDEAKKERLATVMNFLVQSLYKVAILTAPYMPTASQKIWNQLGVNTNILDANLDSVNGWNLFSEGHVLGTAEPIFPRLEVEKKEAKKDPLAINEDLKIENPIEIADFDKVDIQVVEILEASNIEGADKLLKFKVKTANEVRQIVSGIAKYYPTPSELVGKKVLAILNLPPVNLRGVLSQGMLLSSTEKKRLKLVEVDSTVKVGAKIK